From a region of the Cognatiyoonia koreensis genome:
- a CDS encoding circularly permuted type 2 ATP-grasp protein, producing MGKKHHHFSEMSADDGVRSPYATYNSWIVDQDTARLAQKARAAEAFFRRSGITFNVYGQSDGEERLIPFDLVPRILSAAEWSKLSKGVDQRVRAINAFLHDIYNRQEILKAGIVPIDLIAKNDAFLPQMMDFTPPGSVYTHIVGTDIVRTGEDDFFVLEDNARTPSGVSYMLENRETMLQMFPELFSKIKVQRVSDYPKNLRESLEASAPPNFDGSRPCVVVLTPGIHNSAYYEHSFLADQMGVELVEGHDLRVIDGHIAMRTTRGYKTIDVIYRRVDDDFLDPLTFNPNSMLGVPGIMDVYRAGNITIANAPGTGVADDKAIYSYMPDIVEFYTGEKAILKNVETFRCSEADSLQYVLDNLSQLVVKEVHGSGGYGMLVGPAASKAELADFADKLKARPANYIAQPTLSLSTVPIFTESGLAPRHVDLRPFALVSPQGVNIAPGGLTRVALTEGSLVVNSSQGGGTKDTWVLED from the coding sequence ATGGGCAAAAAACATCATCATTTCAGTGAAATGTCAGCGGATGACGGCGTCCGTTCTCCTTATGCCACCTATAACAGCTGGATTGTGGATCAAGACACCGCGCGGCTGGCCCAAAAGGCCCGCGCAGCAGAAGCTTTCTTTCGCCGCTCCGGCATTACCTTCAATGTCTACGGTCAGTCAGATGGCGAAGAACGGTTGATTCCCTTCGACCTCGTGCCCCGTATCCTGTCGGCGGCAGAGTGGTCGAAACTGTCAAAAGGGGTGGATCAGCGCGTGCGGGCAATCAACGCATTCCTGCATGACATCTACAACCGTCAGGAAATTCTGAAAGCGGGTATTGTTCCGATTGATCTAATCGCAAAGAACGATGCGTTCCTGCCGCAGATGATGGATTTCACCCCACCCGGCAGCGTCTACACGCATATCGTGGGTACCGATATCGTCCGCACGGGCGAAGATGATTTCTTTGTACTTGAAGACAATGCGCGCACGCCGTCCGGTGTCAGCTATATGCTCGAAAACCGCGAAACGATGCTCCAGATGTTTCCCGAGCTGTTCAGCAAGATCAAGGTGCAGCGAGTCAGCGACTATCCCAAGAACCTGCGCGAGTCGCTCGAAGCATCGGCACCGCCGAACTTCGACGGGTCGCGCCCTTGCGTCGTCGTGCTGACACCCGGCATTCATAACTCGGCGTACTATGAACACAGCTTTCTGGCAGATCAGATGGGCGTTGAACTGGTCGAAGGACACGATCTGCGCGTTATTGACGGGCATATCGCAATGCGCACGACGCGCGGTTACAAAACGATCGATGTGATCTATCGCCGGGTCGATGACGATTTCCTTGATCCACTGACGTTCAATCCCAACTCCATGCTTGGTGTCCCCGGAATTATGGATGTCTATCGCGCGGGCAATATCACAATTGCAAATGCTCCCGGAACCGGCGTTGCGGATGATAAGGCGATCTATAGCTACATGCCCGATATCGTCGAATTCTATACCGGCGAGAAAGCGATCCTGAAAAACGTCGAAACCTTTCGCTGTTCAGAAGCAGACAGCCTGCAATATGTGCTCGACAATCTTTCGCAGTTGGTCGTCAAGGAAGTCCATGGATCGGGCGGTTATGGCATGCTGGTCGGACCTGCGGCCAGCAAGGCTGAACTCGCCGACTTTGCCGACAAGCTGAAAGCCAGACCCGCCAACTACATCGCACAACCGACCCTGTCCCTGTCCACCGTGCCGATTTTCACTGAAAGCGGTCTTGCACCACGCCATGTCGATTTGCGCCCTTTCGCACTTGTCTCACCACAAGGTGTGAACATCGCGCCGGGCGGACTGACCCGTGTGGCCCTGACCGAAGGCAGCCTTGTGGTGAACTCTTCCCAAGGGGGCGGCACCAAGGACACTTGGGTGCTGGAGGACTGA
- a CDS encoding RDD family protein, whose product MSRKPTRRNQAQKTASDYNQIYQKQQEKQTLLITPPEGVPIGFGRADFGARVGAQMLDLLITYGILFVTILIVFLNANMSWETAMAFFALLSFLLRIPYYILTELVWNGRTLGKKWVNLRVISLNGRRLEPHQVVVRNLMKEAEVFTPIGLVFGIGTESGWTQFFMFLFLLVTISIPIFSKDKQRIGDMIAGTVVVRQPKVLLATELTEAAPTGDDEFVFEPSHLEHYGKFELQFLEDILRDRSTNQMAIDRDKDVTRTIARKIGFTAPIQSNRARLFLRAFYNAQRAHLEGRQLFGDRREDKYHNKAGDRAQ is encoded by the coding sequence ATGAGCCGCAAACCAACCCGCCGGAATCAGGCGCAAAAGACGGCGTCTGATTACAACCAGATATATCAAAAACAGCAGGAAAAGCAGACCTTGCTGATCACACCGCCGGAAGGTGTGCCGATCGGGTTTGGCCGCGCGGATTTCGGTGCCCGTGTGGGTGCGCAAATGCTCGATTTGCTGATTACCTATGGCATCCTGTTCGTCACCATCCTCATCGTGTTTCTGAACGCGAATATGTCGTGGGAAACCGCAATGGCGTTCTTTGCGCTGCTTAGCTTTCTGCTGCGCATTCCGTACTACATTTTGACGGAATTGGTCTGGAACGGGCGGACGCTGGGCAAGAAATGGGTAAACCTGCGGGTGATTTCCCTGAACGGTCGCCGCCTCGAACCGCATCAAGTGGTTGTGCGCAACCTGATGAAAGAAGCCGAGGTTTTCACTCCGATCGGGCTGGTGTTCGGTATTGGAACGGAAAGCGGCTGGACCCAGTTCTTTATGTTCCTGTTCCTGCTTGTGACAATTTCGATTCCGATCTTTTCCAAGGACAAGCAACGCATTGGCGACATGATCGCGGGCACGGTCGTTGTGCGCCAACCAAAGGTCTTGCTGGCAACAGAACTGACAGAGGCTGCGCCCACCGGTGATGACGAGTTTGTCTTTGAACCATCGCATCTGGAACACTACGGCAAATTCGAATTGCAGTTCCTGGAAGACATCCTGCGCGATCGCTCGACAAATCAGATGGCGATCGACAGGGACAAGGATGTCACGCGCACCATCGCCCGCAAGATCGGTTTCACTGCGCCAATCCAGTCAAACCGCGCTCGGCTTTTCCTGCGGGCGTTTTACAATGCTCAGCGCGCGCATCTTGAGGGCCGCCAACTGTTCGGTGACCGCCGCGAAGACAAATACCACAACAAGGCCGGCGACCGCGCGCAATAA
- a CDS encoding stage II sporulation protein M — MTQGEINTSDLRSVRFRKEREASWKALENLIKRVEGSGMASLSFDEARDLAALYRQTVNSLSVAREISLDRALIGYLESLSARAYLVVYAPQEGVKDLVVKLFTKGIPQAARRTLPAMVIGFGLMIMGGLLGYFLYMQDSSWFYTFVPGGLADGRTPGASVEYLRGTIYDDDQSFMNSLGAFAAYLFSHNTQVAILVFSLGAFCMAPSFLLTFYNGTVLGAFIGLFVEAGLGYDIIAWLSIHGVTEISAICIACAGGVQLGMAVLMPGQMTRRDALRVRGRDATKLLILAGCMLFVAGILEGFFRQTVQSAELRLIIGWGIGALWVLWLTLAGRGEDRTA, encoded by the coding sequence ATGACCCAAGGTGAAATCAACACATCCGACCTCCGCTCTGTCCGGTTCCGCAAGGAACGCGAAGCAAGCTGGAAGGCGCTGGAAAATCTCATCAAACGTGTGGAAGGCAGCGGCATGGCAAGCCTGTCTTTTGACGAGGCACGCGATCTGGCAGCTCTTTATCGTCAAACGGTCAATTCACTGTCCGTGGCGCGTGAAATCTCGCTTGATCGTGCTTTGATCGGTTATCTCGAAAGCCTTTCGGCCCGCGCCTATCTGGTTGTCTATGCACCGCAAGAAGGCGTCAAGGACCTGGTCGTAAAGCTTTTCACCAAAGGCATCCCCCAGGCCGCACGGCGCACGTTGCCCGCGATGGTGATCGGCTTTGGCCTGATGATCATGGGCGGCTTGCTTGGCTACTTCCTATATATGCAGGACAGCAGCTGGTTCTACACATTCGTTCCCGGCGGCCTTGCAGATGGCCGCACACCCGGCGCAAGCGTCGAATACCTGCGCGGAACCATCTATGATGACGACCAAAGCTTCATGAACTCGCTTGGGGCGTTTGCCGCCTATCTCTTTTCGCACAACACACAGGTGGCGATCCTTGTCTTTTCGCTGGGTGCCTTCTGTATGGCCCCATCGTTCCTGCTGACATTCTACAATGGCACCGTGCTTGGTGCCTTCATCGGCCTTTTCGTCGAAGCGGGGCTTGGCTATGACATCATCGCGTGGCTGTCGATCCACGGTGTGACTGAAATTTCAGCGATCTGCATTGCCTGTGCAGGTGGGGTGCAATTGGGGATGGCGGTGCTTATGCCGGGCCAGATGACCCGGCGCGATGCATTGCGCGTACGTGGGCGCGATGCGACTAAACTGCTGATCCTTGCAGGCTGCATGTTGTTTGTGGCTGGTATTCTCGAAGGCTTTTTCCGCCAGACCGTGCAATCCGCCGAACTGCGCCTTATCATCGGCTGGGGCATCGGCGCATTGTGGGTGCTGTGGTTGACGCTGGCCGGCCGGGGAGAGGACCGCACCGCATGA
- a CDS encoding DUF58 domain-containing protein — MRPSPLLLTLAIGLLLVTCVIAMTSDAGAPLVQAGWAVLAFVALCDLILTRTGRSISVDFMPPEQMFVGEKYKQKVKLTSKSGNLPAGIDMRFDHDSEIVVGPFFWPDLTLQIGVDVPVELTCTKRGEFKFKQIWLFWPSRFRLFEIVSRKPLDADIKGIPNIQPVLSGEITTQVQAELYGIKSTQMRGEGSEFHQLREFTTGMDPRMIDWKRSARHGGLVARETHAEQNHQIIMCIDNGYLMREEIEGLPKIDRGINAALATTWAAGLGGDQVGFFAFDSRPRQFIPPSPGRVAFNRFRFEAAALKYSSVETNHTLALAHLNGLLNRRSMIVVFSDFVDSTTAELLVENMAVLSRHHLLIFVAMRDPALDRITNPEDPTLSKVAEAISASQISKERELVLDELQRLGVVCLDIAPDKLTPELVSAYLDIKAREMI; from the coding sequence ATGCGTCCGTCCCCGCTTCTTCTGACACTGGCCATTGGATTGTTGCTGGTCACCTGCGTCATTGCAATGACGTCGGATGCCGGTGCGCCATTGGTACAGGCAGGCTGGGCGGTGTTGGCCTTCGTCGCGCTGTGCGATCTGATCCTGACCCGGACCGGGCGCAGCATCAGCGTTGATTTTATGCCGCCCGAACAGATGTTCGTCGGAGAAAAATACAAGCAAAAAGTGAAGCTGACATCGAAATCGGGCAACCTTCCCGCTGGCATCGACATGCGCTTTGACCATGACTCAGAAATCGTTGTTGGCCCGTTCTTCTGGCCCGATCTGACTTTGCAGATCGGTGTCGACGTACCAGTCGAATTGACTTGTACCAAACGGGGAGAGTTCAAGTTCAAGCAAATCTGGCTGTTCTGGCCGTCGCGTTTCCGCCTGTTCGAGATCGTATCGCGCAAGCCGTTGGACGCGGACATCAAGGGAATTCCGAATATCCAGCCTGTCTTGTCAGGCGAAATCACGACGCAGGTGCAAGCAGAGCTTTACGGGATCAAATCAACACAGATGCGTGGTGAAGGGTCTGAATTCCACCAACTGCGTGAGTTCACGACGGGTATGGACCCGCGCATGATCGACTGGAAACGCTCTGCCCGGCACGGCGGGCTTGTCGCGCGCGAAACGCACGCCGAACAAAACCACCAGATCATCATGTGCATCGACAACGGCTATCTGATGCGCGAAGAGATCGAGGGTCTGCCGAAGATCGACCGCGGTATCAACGCCGCACTTGCGACAACTTGGGCCGCCGGGCTAGGCGGTGATCAGGTCGGGTTTTTCGCTTTTGACAGCCGCCCAAGACAATTCATTCCGCCCTCACCCGGTCGCGTGGCGTTCAACCGCTTCCGGTTCGAAGCTGCCGCCTTGAAATACTCCAGCGTGGAAACCAATCACACTTTGGCGCTTGCGCACTTGAACGGGCTTTTGAACCGGCGGTCGATGATCGTCGTGTTTTCAGATTTCGTGGATAGCACGACTGCCGAACTTCTGGTGGAAAACATGGCTGTGCTGAGCCGCCATCACCTGCTGATCTTCGTGGCGATGCGTGATCCCGCATTGGATCGGATCACCAACCCCGAAGACCCGACCCTGTCGAAGGTCGCCGAGGCCATCAGCGCATCCCAGATTTCAAAGGAACGCGAGCTTGTTCTGGACGAACTCCAGCGCCTTGGCGTTGTCTGTCTGGACATTGCACCCGATAAACTGACGCCTGAACTGGTGTCCGCCTACCTCGATATCAAAGCGCGAGAGATGATATGA